A DNA window from Aureibacter tunicatorum contains the following coding sequences:
- a CDS encoding outer membrane beta-barrel protein: protein MKNRVFVLNFAMLTALLSFFSIPAFSQNLVSGKLVDSDSGEPVSFATVAIYDNSELDKPISSTYSDFDGNFTLKISMSGTYELFIQSIGYDQLRTKVVVDNSSMDLSEIRLKSQSTMLEEIVVKADKEDVQMNPGAMTFNMDNAPGDDLEQVVGNFPGVETDFDGNVSIRGAMVTFLVNGEDSGMENPMQEIPKESIERIEMMTNPPVEYASSGPVMNIILKDGAKLGSNIRFGMNMSSPMRARAYVGGTYRKNDKLSFSPWVYHYSGKEEFLTNAQRENFGDRYIAQDQFQSSTNRFTSTGVRANFKPNANNDFTAIFRYAPSSSDRDNEDENIVSDYNEDRTWLYTNSLSNNVNRKKDELRADLRWKKRFFRDGQSFYFRYNWNGFTATQDQNQRSDYDYANPDDNVLLDYRQDKETKNTHHSISTNYKHPLWQDATLTAGGFFNYRITEENSFNRMRTNEGEWVDNPSRDQDATTEYIATDMFVSIKGHWNQWNYSAGTRYKVGSNRVSQWIYGKGVFDNFKSSFSNMNARIQVGYKFDDSENISLTYRTSVRPPSTDQLNPFVDDSDPLNVRMGNPELENTQTHFAELEYLKVMEVTTFKGSLFTRKITNSIGSEQWVSGDTTVTSFINIDGTTIVGLNTYFSANINRLKLTGDASVTFENMPQREEAFNEKQVYYFLKGNAEYKFDNGFKFSIAARYNSSKLTNNTEIQGYGTMDVNVQKMFMDGKLKVYANARDVFDSVEQDGLTQTDDFIRDYYNKRQTKFYTLGFTYYINGI from the coding sequence ATGAAAAATAGAGTTTTTGTTCTGAATTTCGCAATGTTAACAGCATTGCTGTCTTTTTTTTCTATTCCCGCTTTCTCTCAAAACTTGGTCAGTGGCAAGCTAGTGGACTCCGATTCTGGTGAACCTGTTTCATTCGCTACAGTTGCGATTTATGATAATTCTGAACTGGATAAGCCTATTAGTTCGACTTATTCTGATTTTGATGGGAACTTTACCCTCAAGATTTCCATGTCAGGCACATATGAGTTATTTATTCAATCGATTGGATATGATCAGCTTCGAACAAAAGTCGTTGTTGATAATTCGTCAATGGACTTGAGCGAGATACGTTTGAAATCACAATCCACAATGCTTGAGGAAATTGTGGTAAAAGCGGACAAAGAGGATGTGCAGATGAATCCCGGAGCAATGACTTTCAATATGGATAATGCTCCTGGCGATGACTTGGAGCAAGTTGTTGGAAATTTTCCCGGAGTTGAAACTGACTTTGACGGGAATGTTTCTATAAGAGGAGCTATGGTTACATTTTTAGTCAATGGAGAGGATTCTGGAATGGAAAACCCTATGCAAGAAATACCGAAGGAGTCTATTGAGCGTATTGAGATGATGACGAATCCGCCTGTGGAATACGCTTCTTCAGGCCCTGTGATGAATATAATATTGAAGGATGGGGCTAAACTAGGCAGTAATATTCGCTTTGGAATGAATATGAGCAGTCCTATGAGAGCCAGAGCTTATGTCGGAGGAACTTATAGAAAGAACGATAAGCTTTCATTTAGTCCATGGGTGTATCACTATTCAGGCAAGGAAGAGTTTTTAACCAATGCTCAGAGAGAAAATTTTGGCGATAGATATATAGCCCAAGATCAATTTCAATCTTCCACCAATAGATTTACCAGCACAGGAGTAAGAGCGAATTTTAAGCCTAATGCTAATAATGACTTTACGGCTATTTTCAGATATGCGCCATCTTCCAGCGACAGAGACAATGAAGATGAAAATATCGTAAGCGATTATAATGAGGATAGAACATGGCTTTATACAAACTCATTGTCAAATAATGTGAACAGGAAAAAAGACGAGCTAAGAGCTGACCTTAGGTGGAAGAAACGCTTCTTTAGAGATGGCCAGTCGTTTTATTTTAGATATAATTGGAATGGTTTTACAGCGACACAAGATCAAAACCAGCGAAGCGATTATGATTATGCTAACCCTGATGACAATGTATTGCTGGACTATCGACAAGATAAAGAAACTAAGAATACGCACCATTCTATTAGCACAAACTATAAGCATCCGTTGTGGCAAGATGCTACATTGACCGCAGGTGGTTTTTTCAATTATAGAATTACTGAGGAAAACTCATTCAATAGGATGAGAACAAATGAAGGCGAATGGGTTGATAATCCATCCAGAGACCAAGATGCAACAACAGAGTATATCGCAACAGATATGTTTGTGTCGATCAAAGGACATTGGAATCAATGGAATTATTCCGCAGGTACTCGCTACAAAGTCGGAAGCAACAGAGTGTCCCAATGGATTTATGGCAAGGGTGTTTTTGATAACTTCAAGTCGAGTTTTTCAAATATGAATGCCAGAATTCAAGTAGGCTATAAATTTGATGATTCTGAAAATATTTCATTGACTTATAGGACCTCTGTGAGACCTCCTTCTACCGATCAATTGAACCCTTTTGTGGATGATTCTGATCCATTGAATGTGAGAATGGGTAACCCTGAGCTTGAGAATACGCAAACGCATTTCGCGGAGTTGGAATATCTTAAAGTGATGGAAGTTACTACTTTCAAGGGAAGCTTGTTTACGAGAAAAATCACGAACAGCATAGGCAGCGAACAGTGGGTTTCTGGAGATACGACAGTGACTTCCTTTATCAATATTGACGGTACGACTATCGTTGGTCTGAATACTTATTTCTCCGCCAATATCAACAGGCTAAAATTGACTGGGGATGCTTCCGTAACTTTTGAAAACATGCCCCAACGTGAGGAAGCATTTAATGAGAAACAAGTCTATTACTTTTTGAAAGGAAATGCTGAGTATAAATTTGACAATGGTTTCAAATTCTCTATCGCGGCTAGATATAATTCTTCCAAACTAACCAATAACACTGAAATTCAAGGCTATGGAACTATGGATGTCAATGTTCAAAAGATGTTTATGGATGGAAAGTTGAAAGTATATGCAAATGCTAGAGACGTATTTGATTCTGTAGAGCAGGATGGATTGACGCAAACAGATGATTTCATAAGAGATTATTACAACAAGCGACAGACAAAGTTCTATACTTTAGGCTTTACTTATTATATCAATGGAATCTAG
- a CDS encoding diphthine--ammonia ligase encodes MKKCIASWSGGKDSCFALVKAIQNGYEAVGLLNMMNENGQISRSHAIPGEVLERQAAVLELPIYKVPSTWGDYESKYIKELKDIKSENYYETVVFGDIDLEPHREWEEKVSAQADVVAYLPLWLKDRKELVYEMIDSGVEAIIVSCNTDLGIDFLGRKITRELVSELEARGVDACGENGEYHTLVVNAPIFKKKIDVSFGEKLVHGNYCFIEMF; translated from the coding sequence ATGAAAAAATGCATCGCATCATGGAGCGGAGGAAAGGATAGTTGTTTCGCATTGGTCAAGGCAATACAGAATGGATATGAAGCTGTCGGTTTATTGAATATGATGAATGAGAATGGACAAATATCACGATCGCATGCTATTCCGGGAGAGGTATTGGAACGACAAGCAGCAGTTTTGGAGCTTCCGATTTATAAAGTGCCTTCAACTTGGGGTGATTATGAAAGCAAATATATAAAGGAATTAAAGGATATTAAATCCGAGAACTATTATGAGACTGTTGTATTTGGCGATATCGACTTGGAACCGCACAGAGAGTGGGAAGAAAAAGTTTCTGCTCAGGCCGATGTAGTCGCTTATCTTCCTTTATGGTTGAAAGACAGAAAAGAGTTGGTATATGAAATGATCGATTCCGGAGTGGAAGCTATTATTGTTTCATGCAATACGGACTTGGGAATTGATTTTTTAGGAAGAAAAATCACAAGAGAATTGGTTAGCGAGCTAGAGGCAAGAGGCGTGGACGCTTGTGGTGAAAATGGAGAATACCATACTTTAGTGGTTAATGCACCTATATTCAAGAAGAAAATTGATGTTTCTTTTGGAGAAAAGCTTGTGCATGGAAATTATTGTTTTATTGAAATGTTTTGA
- a CDS encoding DUF5522 domain-containing protein, with protein MSEKQCPSCGSSFGCQTCGSSSCWCADYPSILPCDPNAKCLCPVCMKTRIIERANELTLKAKESIENHALIPPLTEGYRPIEGLDYNIDNVGRFVFTSWYLLRRKFCCGNGCKACPYP; from the coding sequence ATGAGTGAAAAGCAATGTCCATCATGCGGAAGCAGTTTTGGTTGCCAGACTTGTGGCAGTAGTTCTTGTTGGTGTGCTGACTATCCATCAATCTTGCCTTGTGATCCGAATGCCAAATGTCTATGTCCTGTATGCATGAAAACGAGGATTATAGAAAGAGCCAATGAGCTTACGTTAAAAGCTAAAGAGAGTATTGAAAATCATGCGTTGATACCACCGTTAACCGAAGGGTATAGGCCAATAGAAGGCTTGGACTATAATATAGATAATGTTGGAAGATTTGTATTTACGAGTTGGTATCTGCTTAGAAGAAAATTTTGTTGTGGTAATGGTTGTAAAGCTTGTCCTTATCCTTGA
- a CDS encoding BamA/TamA family outer membrane protein, producing MKRYFIFVLLSIFWSFNSSFAQFGSSNVDTDSTQQEMNFVSNTITNVMDLMTYEKGRFSFGIFPVMDYEEYKGVEIGLMPVFRFAPKDTVSQGRFYRPTTIMPQFSFSTKGQVNIETDFVSFIKGKWSIVSRLNYLKYQDVFYGVGDPLEEEERSTYNTERFFWYLELLRNINDVFFVGVKADMMYARHFDVTGGSFNQDIVGFEEGAALGVGPTIKFDTRDNTLYPTNGSLLSVSAIFYDKALGSDFDFQSYNLDMRKYVTLKEDKTILAIQGVVNSTQGDAPFYKLPRFGGSRGMRGISHPAKYADKNNFFTQAEIRQHLWWRFSAAAFVGIGNTSEKFDHNLFNDIKTVYGFGGRFQLLPNDKINFRADMGFGPNGDRAFYFSVTEAF from the coding sequence ATGAAGAGATATTTTATCTTTGTTTTGCTTTCTATATTTTGGTCATTCAATAGTTCATTCGCGCAATTTGGAAGCTCCAATGTTGATACAGATTCTACTCAGCAAGAGATGAATTTTGTGAGCAATACCATTACCAATGTGATGGACTTGATGACCTATGAAAAAGGAAGGTTTTCCTTTGGAATTTTTCCAGTAATGGATTATGAAGAATATAAGGGTGTTGAGATAGGCTTAATGCCTGTTTTTCGATTCGCGCCAAAAGATACTGTTTCTCAAGGGAGATTTTACCGGCCGACGACAATAATGCCTCAATTTTCTTTTTCCACCAAAGGACAAGTTAATATAGAGACGGATTTTGTGTCATTCATCAAGGGAAAATGGAGCATTGTGAGCCGTTTGAATTATTTGAAATATCAAGATGTTTTTTACGGAGTAGGAGATCCTTTGGAAGAAGAAGAAAGGTCGACTTATAACACAGAACGCTTTTTTTGGTACCTAGAGTTGTTGAGAAATATCAATGATGTGTTTTTTGTCGGAGTGAAGGCCGATATGATGTATGCTCGTCATTTTGATGTGACTGGCGGAAGTTTCAATCAGGACATTGTAGGTTTTGAAGAAGGCGCTGCTTTGGGAGTTGGGCCTACGATTAAATTTGATACTCGGGATAATACGCTTTATCCTACAAATGGAAGTTTGTTGAGTGTTTCAGCTATTTTTTACGATAAAGCATTAGGAAGCGATTTTGATTTTCAGTCCTATAATTTGGATATGAGAAAATATGTGACGTTGAAGGAGGATAAAACCATTTTAGCCATCCAAGGAGTTGTGAATTCAACACAAGGCGATGCTCCTTTTTATAAATTGCCAAGGTTTGGAGGAAGCAGGGGAATGAGAGGCATATCGCATCCAGCCAAATACGCGGATAAAAATAATTTTTTCACACAGGCTGAAATAAGACAGCATTTATGGTGGCGATTTTCAGCCGCGGCCTTTGTCGGGATCGGTAATACGTCTGAGAAGTTCGATCATAATCTGTTCAATGATATCAAAACCGTATATGGTTTTGGAGGGCGTTTTCAGTTATTGCCTAATGATAAAATCAATTTTAGAGCGGATATGGGCTTCGGACCTAATGGCGATCGAGCATTTTATTTTTCGGTGACGGAAGCATTTTAG
- a CDS encoding T3SS effector HopA1 family protein, translating to MGCYDQKSTTKNVRVTNSRRFSIGKIAPQTEFPIQAMFDSGLIAEEAQICPWDKIGEIENYRTFPVRKNTPVIVDFKETANPAFAPSETWVKIIYNGEAYAINASKMMDKPGWMLPKDYYSFTSMVSWLKWTWLEYQKSPLAIKESLHEYCYKKAKFKQQLTTAFAHSEAKAAPEDFQRILAKCLLNLDVKELYYQQMRSGEKISVDATLPKLFASHEQGYYHVSNDKKEEQEEGKRSKLKIYLNARTEFLEPITAYLYQHLMKELNLLEVFKVSTAQQSYLVKDVIVLYPLHDHDLDRILSDLESFFSTKSDKWLFESVMPSTQILMPGISWGEDPLSGYDLGKKTLQGASEEKWQAIREKTNPLHMTGASKMMKAFMSPFARPELERLWVGLPEHASQGLPIDSLEELSRLTMKVYGINLEDDMERLSESGVLRNPNGRATEPHHNFRSSNQSLRAYLLAETLGEKMPESFEELFIRYTRKLEDARVNPQSPHLNTH from the coding sequence ATGGGCTGTTACGACCAAAAATCCACAACGAAGAACGTCCGTGTGACAAACTCCAGGCGATTTTCTATTGGCAAAATAGCTCCGCAAACTGAATTCCCAATTCAAGCGATGTTTGATAGCGGGCTTATCGCTGAAGAAGCTCAGATATGCCCTTGGGACAAAATAGGAGAAATTGAAAACTACAGGACATTTCCAGTCAGGAAAAATACACCCGTTATCGTTGATTTCAAAGAAACAGCAAACCCTGCCTTCGCGCCAAGCGAAACATGGGTGAAAATCATCTATAATGGCGAAGCATATGCCATCAATGCATCTAAAATGATGGATAAGCCTGGTTGGATGCTTCCCAAAGATTATTATAGCTTTACAAGCATGGTAAGCTGGCTTAAATGGACATGGCTGGAATATCAAAAATCGCCTCTAGCTATCAAAGAATCTCTTCATGAGTACTGCTATAAAAAAGCGAAGTTCAAGCAACAGCTCACAACAGCCTTTGCCCATAGCGAAGCGAAAGCTGCCCCTGAAGACTTTCAAAGAATTTTAGCTAAATGCTTATTAAATCTTGACGTAAAAGAACTCTATTACCAACAGATGCGATCAGGGGAAAAAATATCCGTTGACGCAACACTGCCAAAACTGTTTGCATCCCATGAACAAGGCTACTATCATGTGAGCAATGACAAAAAAGAAGAGCAGGAAGAAGGAAAGAGAAGCAAATTAAAAATTTACTTAAACGCAAGAACTGAATTTCTTGAGCCTATCACGGCCTATCTCTATCAGCATCTTATGAAGGAGCTAAATTTATTGGAGGTCTTCAAAGTAAGCACGGCTCAACAATCCTACTTAGTAAAAGACGTAATCGTACTTTATCCATTACATGACCATGACCTTGATCGTATTTTGTCTGATCTAGAAAGTTTCTTCTCTACGAAAAGCGACAAATGGCTGTTTGAAAGCGTAATGCCCTCAACACAAATACTCATGCCTGGAATATCCTGGGGGGAGGATCCTCTATCTGGATACGATCTCGGGAAAAAAACTCTTCAAGGAGCTTCGGAAGAGAAATGGCAAGCTATCAGAGAAAAAACAAATCCTCTTCACATGACTGGAGCATCTAAAATGATGAAAGCATTCATGTCTCCATTTGCAAGGCCTGAGCTTGAAAGATTATGGGTCGGTCTTCCAGAACATGCTTCTCAAGGCCTGCCAATTGATAGTTTGGAAGAACTCTCACGACTTACCATGAAAGTATACGGCATCAATCTCGAAGATGACATGGAAAGACTGTCAGAAAGTGGAGTTCTAAGAAACCCCAATGGGAGAGCTACAGAACCTCATCATAACTTCAGAAGCTCCAATCAATCCCTAAGAGCATATTTGCTAGCTGAAACGCTTGGAGAAAAAATGCCCGAATCATTTGAAGAGCTTTTCATTAGATACACGCGTAAACTGGAAGACGCAAGAGTAAACCCACAGTCTCCTCATCTCAACACTCATTAA
- a CDS encoding bacteriocin yields MQELSTAELTAISGGSIIDQIGYAIGYVLGLFVRSLF; encoded by the coding sequence ATGCAAGAACTATCAACAGCAGAACTAACGGCTATCAGCGGTGGATCAATCATCGATCAAATCGGATACGCTATCGGCTATGTGCTAGGATTATTCGTAAGAAGTTTATTCTAG
- a CDS encoding DMT family transporter, with product MKKKYNIGAFYVMLSSVLFGLMPYFAKTLYSTGATPQAVLAYRFFLGALLALGWIRCKKIDLRIDRSSLIRIFIIALVGMCLTTSMLFMSFQYVSSGLAMALHFAYPAFTVLISVMLFRLKFTLRKAASVALSMIGIVLISELSFESNSLKGMALAILSAVTYAIYIISITHHKLRNLETSIINFYMFGFSSIILSLWAYFDGGFFTPSSGEEYFALGGLAFVSTFIAIMLFAKGAQLIGASDASLLSTMEPITSIILGVIFFGELLKPVHLIGVVLIILSIILVAKAKKVAE from the coding sequence ATGAAGAAGAAATATAATATCGGAGCGTTTTATGTGATGTTATCATCAGTATTGTTTGGTTTGATGCCTTATTTTGCGAAGACTCTTTATTCAACTGGAGCTACCCCTCAAGCAGTTTTAGCTTATAGGTTTTTTTTGGGAGCTTTGTTAGCTTTGGGCTGGATTAGATGTAAGAAGATAGATTTGAGAATTGACAGATCGTCTTTGATTAGGATTTTTATTATCGCTTTGGTAGGTATGTGCTTGACTACTTCAATGTTGTTCATGAGCTTTCAATATGTTTCATCGGGCCTGGCCATGGCTTTGCACTTTGCTTATCCCGCTTTTACTGTTTTGATATCTGTAATGTTGTTTAGACTCAAGTTTACATTAAGAAAGGCGGCATCAGTAGCTTTGTCAATGATAGGTATTGTATTGATTTCCGAATTGTCATTTGAAAGCAATAGTCTTAAAGGAATGGCTTTGGCAATACTCTCAGCTGTGACATACGCGATTTATATTATTTCAATCACGCATCATAAGTTGCGAAATTTGGAGACTTCGATTATCAATTTCTATATGTTTGGATTCTCCTCAATAATTTTGAGTTTATGGGCTTACTTTGACGGTGGATTTTTTACACCGAGTAGTGGAGAAGAGTATTTCGCATTGGGCGGCTTAGCATTTGTTTCAACATTTATTGCGATTATGCTATTTGCCAAAGGAGCTCAATTGATAGGAGCTTCAGATGCTTCCTTGTTGAGCACGATGGAGCCAATCACAAGTATAATACTTGGTGTGATTTTCTTCGGTGAATTGCTTAAGCCAGTACATTTGATAGGCGTTGTTTTGATTATTTTATCTATAATATTAGTCGCTAAAGCAAAGAAAGTCGCTGAATGA
- a CDS encoding CoA-binding protein, whose protein sequence is MHIILGASPNPDRYAYQATILLQSYNYKAFPVGIKDGKIGAANILSQLPEGEIDTITLYLNPFHQEKWLNEIIARKPKRIIFNPGSENIKLEMIAQDHGIITQRACTLVLLRTGQYDQY, encoded by the coding sequence ATGCACATCATACTAGGAGCAAGCCCCAACCCTGACAGGTATGCGTATCAAGCGACAATTTTGTTGCAATCGTATAACTATAAAGCTTTTCCTGTTGGCATAAAAGACGGAAAAATCGGAGCTGCTAACATCTTGTCACAATTGCCTGAAGGAGAAATCGATACAATAACGCTATATCTAAACCCTTTTCATCAAGAAAAATGGCTGAATGAAATCATAGCGCGCAAACCCAAACGCATAATTTTCAACCCCGGCTCGGAGAATATCAAGTTAGAAATGATAGCCCAAGATCATGGCATCATAACTCAAAGAGCTTGCACATTGGTACTCTTGCGTACTGGACAATATGATCAATACTAA
- a CDS encoding cupin has protein sequence MEQASLIKNLEYNDNKPAVSLLFENEVSKEVRILMKSGQIMKEHKTSYQITVELFEGKIEFGVNGKIKVIEKGDILSLASNTPHDLRALENSIIRLSLSKNDFVNRVKDVANS, from the coding sequence ATGGAACAAGCATCACTGATTAAAAACCTGGAATACAATGACAACAAACCTGCGGTAAGTCTTCTTTTTGAAAACGAAGTGTCCAAAGAAGTCAGAATTCTCATGAAATCAGGCCAAATTATGAAAGAGCACAAAACCTCTTATCAAATTACTGTAGAACTTTTCGAAGGCAAAATCGAGTTTGGTGTCAATGGAAAAATCAAAGTTATCGAAAAAGGAGATATTCTTTCATTAGCTTCAAATACACCACATGACTTGAGAGCTTTGGAAAACAGCATTATAAGATTAAGCCTTTCAAAAAATGACTTCGTCAATCGCGTAAAAGATGTTGCAAACTCATAA
- a CDS encoding 4'-phosphopantetheinyl transferase family protein has translation MLEAFFFFMNNIYIEEFRWNDRNYKIALGISDENNNFESLHDIEKKELNENTYDKERSNAYINSRILAKEAAHKIGLTTNIDDFHIEKGILGQPLLKGINHDYQISISHSKNIATILLYPSELLMGIDIEQQRDDLPKLIKNELSTQEKYSIEKHAFPSRKALEIWTAKEALAKTIKTGLSISSVTLETKNKGYRQYTYPHATTFKAITHHLQQNYCLCICMPNINHLNIFNNNISQ, from the coding sequence ATGTTGGAGGCATTTTTCTTTTTTATGAATAACATATATATCGAAGAGTTTCGATGGAATGATCGAAACTATAAAATAGCTTTAGGCATCAGCGATGAAAACAATAATTTCGAAAGCCTCCATGACATTGAAAAAAAAGAGTTAAATGAAAACACTTATGATAAAGAACGGTCAAATGCGTACATAAATTCTAGAATCCTTGCCAAAGAAGCAGCGCATAAAATTGGATTGACAACAAATATAGATGACTTTCATATAGAAAAAGGGATCCTAGGCCAACCTCTACTTAAGGGAATTAATCATGATTATCAAATAAGTATCTCTCATTCAAAAAACATAGCTACGATTCTGCTTTACCCTTCAGAGTTGCTAATGGGAATAGACATTGAACAACAAAGAGACGACCTGCCCAAATTGATTAAAAATGAACTGTCAACTCAAGAAAAATATTCTATTGAAAAACATGCTTTTCCATCACGAAAAGCACTGGAAATTTGGACCGCCAAAGAGGCTCTGGCTAAAACTATTAAAACAGGTTTGTCAATCAGCTCGGTGACACTCGAAACAAAAAACAAAGGATATCGACAGTATACATATCCTCATGCAACAACCTTTAAAGCAATTACACATCATTTGCAACAAAACTACTGCCTGTGCATATGCATGCCAAACATTAATCATTTAAACATATTTAACAACAATATATCTCAATAA